In Spirosoma sp. KUDC1026, the sequence TGAGGTACTGGGCCTGGTTTACAAGGATGGCGCTCTGTACTGCGCGCAGCGGGGCGAGTTGACGAAGCTGGTTGACCTGAATAAGGACGGTAAAGTTGACCGACTCGAAACGGTGTTCGCCTGGCCATTGTCGGGTCACTACCATGAGTACAGCTTCGGTCCGAAAGTAGCGCCGGATGGCTCGTTTTTCGTGTCAGGCAACGTAGCGTTCGGTGACGAAGAATGGTGGGCGGGCGAAAGCCGCGTCCCCTGGCGGGGCTGGGTCATGCACATTACGCCCGACGGAAAAATGGAGCCCTGGGCAACCGGTGTTCGTTCTCCGTGCGGACTGGGCATGATCGACGGCGAACTGTTCTACACCGATAACCAGGGCGACTGGATCGGATCGGGCGGTATCTGGCACCTGAAAAAAGGAGCCTGGGTTGGGCACCCGGCGGGCCTTCGCTGGACCGACGCGGCAAATTCGCCGGTAAAACTCAAACCCGAGCAGGTGTACGCCAAAGTCGATTCCCGTCGTCGGCGCGATGAGCAGGGACGGGCCATCAAACCCGAAAACGTCGTCAACGAAACGCCGGTGACGCTGTTCGAGATGAAGAAGGAGTTTCCTGAGTTGCAATTACCCGCCGTCTGGCTACCTCACGGTATCTTTGGGGTGTCGAACTCAGAAATCGTGCAGATTCCGAAAGGAAACTTCGGTCCGTTTGAGGGACAACTGCTGGTTGGCGATCAGGGACAGAGCAAGATCATGCGCGTCTTCATGGAAAAAGTGAACGGCGAGTTTCAGGGCGCAGCTTTTGATTTCCGCAGCGGTTTCCAGTCAGGTGTCCTGCGCATGGCCTGGGGTAACGACGGTTCGCTGTTCGTCGGTGAAACCAACCGGGGCTGGGGCTCGGCGGGTGAAGCGGCCGAAGGGTTACAGCGGCTGGTCTGGAACGAAAAAACGCCGTTTGATATGAAAGCGGTGCGCGCCATGCCCGACGGTTTCGAAATCGAATTTACGTCGCCCGTTGACCGGAAATCGGCGGAGGATATCGCGTCGTACACGGTGGAAAGCTTTGTCTACAAATACCACCCTGTCTACGGTAGCCCACCAATCAACCGGGAAGACAACGGCATCAAAGGCGTGAAAGTCTCGGCTGATGGTATGAAGGCACGTATCGTTGTTGATAACCTGCGGCAGTATTACATCCACGGCCTGCGTCTGGATGGCGTGCGGAGCAGTGAGGGGTCATATTCGCTGGTTCATCCGCTGGCCTATTACACCCTGAATAACATTCCACAGGGCACCAAGCTGACGATAGCGGAACTGAGTACGACGAATTCAGCGACCAAAGCTGCGACTCCTGCACCAGCGGCTGCGCCGAAGAAAGCCACAGCAACGAAAGCGGGAGCCAAGACGACGGCCAAAGCTGTTAAGGGCGGAACGCCGATAGCCGCTGCTGCGAAACCCGAAGCTGCGCCGACCTACGAAATGGTGAAAGGACTGCTGACTAAACACACCTGTCTGGCCTGCCACCAGGCCAACAAGCGGCAGATAGGACCGGCTTATGTGGACGTCGCCAAGCGGGGGTACACGAACGAGCAGATTGTCGAGCTGATTCATAGCCCAAAGCCGCAGAACTGGCCCGACTACGCTACCGAGATGCCCCCTATGCCGCAGGTACCGAAAGCTGA encodes:
- a CDS encoding c-type cytochrome, which codes for MTFIHTGRLRQTLGSLLTTAILLGGAAPFSQAQESPKEEDFFKVMRVPAPEGTLLEVGGLTVLPNGDLGIATRRGDIFLVENPTSRRPFFRKVASGLHEVLGLVYKDGALYCAQRGELTKLVDLNKDGKVDRLETVFAWPLSGHYHEYSFGPKVAPDGSFFVSGNVAFGDEEWWAGESRVPWRGWVMHITPDGKMEPWATGVRSPCGLGMIDGELFYTDNQGDWIGSGGIWHLKKGAWVGHPAGLRWTDAANSPVKLKPEQVYAKVDSRRRRDEQGRAIKPENVVNETPVTLFEMKKEFPELQLPAVWLPHGIFGVSNSEIVQIPKGNFGPFEGQLLVGDQGQSKIMRVFMEKVNGEFQGAAFDFRSGFQSGVLRMAWGNDGSLFVGETNRGWGSAGEAAEGLQRLVWNEKTPFDMKAVRAMPDGFEIEFTSPVDRKSAEDIASYTVESFVYKYHPVYGSPPINREDNGIKGVKVSADGMKARIVVDNLRQYYIHGLRLDGVRSSEGSYSLVHPLAYYTLNNIPQGTKLTIAELSTTNSATKAATPAPAAAPKKATATKAGAKTTAKAVKGGTPIAAAAKPEAAPTYEMVKGLLTKHTCLACHQANKRQIGPAYVDVAKRGYTNEQIVELIHSPKPQNWPDYATEMPPMPQVPKADALKIAAWINSLATEKKAAPTPAKNPDEQ